The following coding sequences lie in one Arachis hypogaea cultivar Tifrunner chromosome 9, arahy.Tifrunner.gnm2.J5K5, whole genome shotgun sequence genomic window:
- the LOC112713052 gene encoding probable glutathione S-transferase, giving the protein MAELKLHGFWYSPLTLRVILTLKLKGITYEYIEEDRFNKSPQLLEYNPVHKLTPVLVHHGKSICESMIIVEYIDEVWPQNPLVPHDSYDRAQARFWVAYADQMIPAVKPLFHIISDDEVREKAIERVQEHLKVIDNQCLIDQKFFNGDHINFVDIALGSVIQFLVTIEDLNQLKVMEAHKFPHLYSRFSNFKDSPIVKENIPNSEKLIACIKLVREKMYAHS; this is encoded by the exons ATGGCAGAATTGAAGCTACATGGATTTTGGTATAGCCCCTTAACGTTAAGGGTGATATTGACCCTAAAGTTGAAGGGTATAACATATGAGTATATAGAAGAAGATCGCTTCAATAAGAGCCCTCAACTTCTTGAATACAACCCTGTGCATAAGTTGACTCCGGTGCTTGTTCATCATGGAAAATCCATTTGTGAGTCTATGATTATTGTTGAATACATTGATGAGGTTTGGCCACAgaatcctttggttcctcatgatTCCTATGATAGAGCTCAAGCAAGATTTTGGGTTGCATATGCTGATCAAATG ATTCCTGCCGTTAAGCCACTATTCCACATCATCAGTGATGATGAAGTgcgagaaaaagccatagagagGGTCCAAGAACATCTCAAAGTTATTGATAATCAATGCCTAATTGATCAGAAGTTCTTTAATGGTGACCATATTAACTTTGTGGACATAGCTTTGGGGTCAGTTATCCAATTTCTTGTAACCATAGAAGATTTGAATCAACTGAAGGTCATGGAAGCTCATAAATTCCCTCACCTATATTCACGGTTTAGTAATTTCAAGGATTCCCCAATTGTTAAAGAAAACATCCCAAATAGTGAGAAATTAATAGCTTGTATCAAGCTTGTGAGAGAAAAAATGTATGCACAttcttaa